One window of Bos indicus isolate NIAB-ARS_2022 breed Sahiwal x Tharparkar chromosome 18, NIAB-ARS_B.indTharparkar_mat_pri_1.0, whole genome shotgun sequence genomic DNA carries:
- the PINLYP gene encoding phospholipase A2 inhibitor and Ly6/PLAUR domain-containing protein isoform X1 produces MKPSMKPETFLVASALLCTLLGLGYPLSCDVCVSDGPSCRGKLQTCAPDEDSCIVVVTETNRKASLAVTSYKGCAKSSQCESGFFGFTMNPENYMGSKRHCCQKDGCNQDPLPAFVRNHTENGLRCPSCIAAFTETCTATAEALCVGEETHCVAVSGLMWPAGDKFAVQGCGTKTACHSKPGTLVPSGARLFTINRTSCL; encoded by the exons ATGAAGCCTTCCATGAAACCTGAGACCTTCCTGGTGGCCTCCGCTCTGCTCTGCACCCTCCTGGGTCTGG GGTACCCACTGAGCTGTGACGTGTGTGTCAGTGACGGTCCCAGTTGCAGAGGAAAACTGCAGACTTGCGCCCCGGATGAGGACTCCTGCATAGTTGTCGTGACTGAGACCAACAGAA AGGCCTCCTTGGCAGTGACCAGCTACAAGGGATGTGCGAAATCCAGCCAGTGTGAGTCCGGATTCTTCGGCTTCACCATGAACCCTGAGAACTACATGGGCTCCAAGAGGCACTGCTGCCAGAAGGATGGCTGCAACCAGGACCCCCTACCCG CGTTCGTGAGAAACCATACAGAAAATGGCCTTCGGTGTCCTTCCTGCATCGCTGCCTTTACGGAAACATGCACTGCAACTGCGGAAGCACTCTGCGTTGGCGAGGAAACCCACTGTGTCGCTGTGTCTGGCCTCATGTGGCCTG CAGGTGACAAATTTGCCGTCCAGGGCTGTGGTACCAAGACCGCCTGCCACAGCAAGCCCGGGACCCTGGTGCCCTCAGGTGCTCGTTTGTTCACCATCAACAGGACCAGCTGTCTTTGA
- the PINLYP gene encoding phospholipase A2 inhibitor and Ly6/PLAUR domain-containing protein isoform X2, with the protein MKPSMKPETFLVASALLCTLLGLGYPLSCDVCVSDGPSCRGKLQTCAPDEDSCIVVVTETNRKASLAVTSYKGCAKSSQCESGFFGFTMNPENYMGSKRHCCQKDGCNQDPLPAFVRNHTENGLRCPSCIAAFTETCTATAEALCVGEETHCVAVSGLMWPGDKFAVQGCGTKTACHSKPGTLVPSGARLFTINRTSCL; encoded by the exons ATGAAGCCTTCCATGAAACCTGAGACCTTCCTGGTGGCCTCCGCTCTGCTCTGCACCCTCCTGGGTCTGG GGTACCCACTGAGCTGTGACGTGTGTGTCAGTGACGGTCCCAGTTGCAGAGGAAAACTGCAGACTTGCGCCCCGGATGAGGACTCCTGCATAGTTGTCGTGACTGAGACCAACAGAA AGGCCTCCTTGGCAGTGACCAGCTACAAGGGATGTGCGAAATCCAGCCAGTGTGAGTCCGGATTCTTCGGCTTCACCATGAACCCTGAGAACTACATGGGCTCCAAGAGGCACTGCTGCCAGAAGGATGGCTGCAACCAGGACCCCCTACCCG CGTTCGTGAGAAACCATACAGAAAATGGCCTTCGGTGTCCTTCCTGCATCGCTGCCTTTACGGAAACATGCACTGCAACTGCGGAAGCACTCTGCGTTGGCGAGGAAACCCACTGTGTCGCTGTGTCTGGCCTCATGTGGCCTG GTGACAAATTTGCCGTCCAGGGCTGTGGTACCAAGACCGCCTGCCACAGCAAGCCCGGGACCCTGGTGCCCTCAGGTGCTCGTTTGTTCACCATCAACAGGACCAGCTGTCTTTGA